One Brassica napus cultivar Da-Ae chromosome C4, Da-Ae, whole genome shotgun sequence genomic region harbors:
- the LOC106451382 gene encoding GPN-loop GTPase QQT1, whose product MDFVCRQKIGVLINLTNFGFTLKTILLSINHLRLLCKLFCDLFRDLNMVFGQIVIGPPGSGKTTYCNGMSQFLSLIGRKVAVVNLDPANDALPYECAVNIEELIKLEVVMSECSLGPNGGLLHCMEYLEKNIDWLEAKLKPLSKDHYFLFDFPGQVELFFNHDSTKNVLTKLTKSLNLRLTAVQLIDSVLCTDPGNYVSALLLSLSTMLHMELPHINVLSKTDLIGNYGKLAFGLDFYTDVQDLSYLQNYLNQDPRSVKYRKLTSELCSVVEDYGLVSFTTLDIQDKESVGELVKLIDKSNGYIFAGIDASVVEYSKISVRQTDWEYNRVAAVQEKYMKDEDTED is encoded by the exons ATGGACTTCGTCTGTCGTCAAAAAATTGGGGTTTTGATAAATCTGACAAATTTCGGGTTTACCCTAAAGACGATTTTGCTTTCTATCAACCATCTCAGATTACTCTGTAAACTCTTTTGTGACCTGTTCCGCGACCTAAATATGGTGTTTGGACAAATAGTGATAGGTCCACCTGGATCAGGCAAGACCACTTACTGCAATGGCATGTCACAGTTCCTCTCTCTTATCGGCAG GAAGGTTGCTGTTGTTAATCTGGATCCTGCAAACGATGCATTACC GTATGAGTGTGCTGTGAACATAGAAGAACTGATTAAGTTAGAAGTTGTTATGTCTGAATGTTCACTTGGTCCTAATGGAG GTTTGCTACACTGTATGGAATACTTGGAGAAGAACATTGACTGGCTAGAAGCCAAACTTAAGCCTCTCTCCAAGG accattattttctgtttgattttccTGGCCAAGTGGAACTCTTCTTCAATCATGACAGTACCAAGAATGTTCTCACGAAGCTGACCAAATCCTTGAACCTTAGA CTAACGGCTGTGCAACTAATTGACTCCGTTCTATGTACTGACCCTGGGAACTATGTAAGCGCTTTGCTTCTCTCTTTATCCACAATGCTTCATATGGAACTCCCCCATATCAATGTCTTGTCTAAGACCGATCTGATTGGAAACTACGGGAAGCTAG CTTTCGGTTTAGATTTCTATACCGATGTTCAAGACTTGTCATACTTGCAGAATTATCTTAATCAAGATCCTCGCTCCGTCAAGTACAG GAAACTAACGAGTGAGCTGTGTAGTGTGGTTGAAGATTACGGTCTTGTTAGTTTTACAACCTTGGATATTCAG GATAAAGAAAGTGTTGGGGAACTGGTGAAGCTCATTGATAAGAGCAATGGATACATATTTGCCGGCATTGATGCAAGTGTGGTTGAATACAGCAAGATCTCAGTTCGTCAAACTGATTGGGAATATAACAG AGTTGCTGCCGTGCAAGAGAAGTACATGAAAGACGAGGATACAGAGGACTGA